The sequence below is a genomic window from Candidatus Alcyoniella australis.
CGCAATCCAAAGAATCGGACATGATCCTCAACGCCGTGGCCGGTCTGAAACTGGCGACGGCGGTCCCATCGTTCGACGCCGAACTGGGTTACGAGCTCTATAACGACTACTACATGGGAATGGACGATCCCAACGAGGGCCACGACAAACTCAACGCGGTGAACCACACGATCAGCGGCGGCCTGGGCTACCAGGCGCCGGTGGGGTTGTTCCTGCGGCTGACCGACAGCTTCCTGATCCAGCAGGCGTTTACCCAGAGCGAGCAGTTCGTCGACTATCTTCAGGGCGAGCAGAACCACAACGAGGGCCGGCTGTTTCTCGGCTATCGCCAAGGGCCTTACAGCAACCTCTACCTTCACGGCGTTTATACCAACACCTGGGACACCTACCGGCGTCGCGATATCTACGACCGGATGATCCATCGCGGCGAGATGGAGTTCCGCTTTAAATTCCTGCCGCGCACCGCGTTGCTGGTCAACGGCGGCGGCGGGATGAGCAACAATCCGAACTTCCCCGACTTCAACGCCACGATGTACTACGGCACGGGCGGGATCCGCGGCCAGATCACCGAGTATCTGCTGCTGACCGTGCTCGGCGGCTACGCGATGTACGATTTTGCGGCCAACGAGAATTACCAGAACTACCTTGCCAAGGCCGAGCTCGGCGCCCAGTGGGGCATGACCACCAAGGCCGCGCTGGGTTACGACCACCGTGTCGCTTTCGCCACGGACACCAACTTCTTCGTCACCGACGAGATCTACCTACGGTTCAACCGACTGTGGTTCTCGCGACTGATCTCCACGCTGTGGGCCAGCTATCAGATAAACGGCTTTTCCGAGCCGGTCTCCCGCGACGAGACATTTATCCAGGGTCGAGCCGATTTAACCTACAAAATTCTCTTCTGGCTCTACGCGGGAGCTGGTTACAGCTTCGAGGAGAAGGTCCAAGCCGACCCTGCTGACTTCACTACGATCAGGCACGTGGGGACGCTTCGGGCCATTGTGAAATTCTGATGCGGCGCACAGGCCTGGTGATCTCGTTTTTCATGTTAGTGCTGTTTTGCCTTACCGTCGTGGCCCAGGACTACCGCGTGGGCCCGGGCGACGTGCTGCAGATCTGGATTTTCAACGAGGAGGACCTCAGCCGCGCCTACCAGGTGGCCCCCGACGGCAGCATCGACTTCCCGCTGGTGGGCAAGCTCGAGGCCGGCGGCCTGACCGCGGAGCAGATCAAACTCCAGCTCGTGGAGAGTTTGGGCCGGGACTTCCTGGTCAATCCCCAGGTCGAGGTGCAGGTCAAGGAGTACAACTCCCAAAAAGTCTACGTGCTCGGCGCCGTTGCCAAGCCCGGCTATTACGAGGTGCGCGGCGAGACCACGATCCTCGAGCTGATCGGCCGCGCCGGCGGAGTGACTGAGCTCGGCGGTCAGAACTACGTGCTGCTGCGCACCAGCGGTGTGCGCCAGACCGGCCCGGCCGACGCCGTGCCGCCCGACGATGCGGCCGTGGTCGATACTGTGGAGCCGATCATCATCGACTCGACCAAGCTGCTGGACCAGGGGGACGTCTCGCTCAACCTGGAACTTCGCGGCGGCGACATCCTCTACGTTCCCAAGGGGGAGGAGGTCTTTGTCTACGGCGAGGTTAAGACCCCCGGCCGCGTGACCTGGACCGACGGCCTGACCGTGCTGCGCGCTGTGAGTCTGGCCGGCGGCCCCACCCAGCTCGCGGCGACCAAGCGCGTGCAGATCATCCGCTCCGAGGCCGGCGAGCTGCGCAAGTACATGGTCAATCTCAAGGACATCAGCCGGGGCAAGGACCCCGACTTTGCGCTGATTCCGGACGACGTTGTAGTCGTTCCGCGCAGCGTGTTGTAGGAGTTCAAGTTGGCGCTGCGCAGGACCGGACTCGACCTCAGGGGTTACGCCAAGATCGTGTTCAAGCGCCGTTGGACGGTGATCGCCTTCTTTACGGTGGTGGTCGCGGTGGTGCTGGTAATCAGCCTGTTGCAGACCAAGATCTACCGCGCGACGTGTACGCTGCAGATCGAGTCCGAGGCGCCCAACGTGCTCTCGATCAAGGAGATCGTCGCCCTGGGCAGCAGCAACTACTGGGAGCACAAAGAGTACTACCAGACCCAGTTCCTGATCATCCGCTCGCGGGCGATGGCCGCCAAGGTGATCGAGCGGATGAGCCTGCGCACTGCCGACCCGTTTTTCTCCGAGATGCGCGAGCCGGAGAACAGCTTCGTGCGCATGACCGGCGTGCAGCCGATGCCCAACAGCCAGCTGGTGCTGGTGCACTTCGATCATCCCGATTCGGTGCAGGCCGCGCGGATCTGCAATGCCCTGGCCGAGACCTATCGCGACGAGAATCTCCAACGTCGGCTCAACGCCAGCAAGGAGGCCCGCGAGTGGCTCAAGGACGAGACCACCGAAATGGGCCGCCGGCTGATGGATTCCGAGACCAAGCTCCAGGAGTTCAAGGAGCTGTACGGCATCGTCAGCTTCGAGGGGCGTCAGAACGTTGTGCTCGAGGGAGTCAGTGATTTCTCGGCCGCGCTGACCGACGCCAAACGCCTGCGCATTAAAGATGAGGGGCTGTACAACGAGGCGTTGCGGGCCCGCCAGGCCGGACGCACGACGCTACTGGCGTTCCCGCCGGTAATGAAGGATCCGCTGGTGCAGTCGCTGTCGGCCGAGCGCTTCACCCTCGAGCGCGAGCGCGGCGAGCTGGCCAACCGCTACCTCGAGAAGCATCCGCTGATGGTGCGCAACCAAACCGAGCTCGAGCTGGTCGACGCGCAGCTCGATGCCCAGTTCGAGATGATCATCCGTACGATCGAGGCCGACTACAAGCTCGCGCGAAACAACGAGCGCGACATGAAATCGGCGCTGGAGCAGTCCAAGACCGATGCGCTGGAGCTGATCCAGAAGGAGATCGACTTTCGCGTGCTCGAGCGCGACGCCAAGAGCAACCAGCAGCTGTGGGACCTGATCCAGCAGCGCTCCAAAGAGACCGCGATTTCCCAGAACCTGCAGACCAACAACGTGCGGATCGTCGATCGCGCCGAGATCCCGCGCGACCACATCCGTCCCAAGCGGCGGCTGAACATGATGCTCGCCGTGCTGTTCGGTCTGGTCGGCGGAATTTCGCTGGCGTTCTTCTTCGAGTTCCTGGACAACACGATCAAGACCCAGGAAGACATCGACCACGGGATGGAGGTGCCGTTCCTGGGCGTGATTCCCAGCTTCGACACCGACGACGACGCCAACGTGCGCGAGGAGCTGTTTACCCACCGCTATCCCAAGAGCTCGATCACCGAGAGCCTGCGCGCGATTCGCACCAAC
It includes:
- a CDS encoding SLBB domain-containing protein, which gives rise to MRRTGLVISFFMLVLFCLTVVAQDYRVGPGDVLQIWIFNEEDLSRAYQVAPDGSIDFPLVGKLEAGGLTAEQIKLQLVESLGRDFLVNPQVEVQVKEYNSQKVYVLGAVAKPGYYEVRGETTILELIGRAGGVTELGGQNYVLLRTSGVRQTGPADAVPPDDAAVVDTVEPIIIDSTKLLDQGDVSLNLELRGGDILYVPKGEEVFVYGEVKTPGRVTWTDGLTVLRAVSLAGGPTQLAATKRVQIIRSEAGELRKYMVNLKDISRGKDPDFALIPDDVVVVPRSVL
- a CDS encoding polysaccharide biosynthesis tyrosine autokinase, whose amino-acid sequence is MALRRTGLDLRGYAKIVFKRRWTVIAFFTVVVAVVLVISLLQTKIYRATCTLQIESEAPNVLSIKEIVALGSSNYWEHKEYYQTQFLIIRSRAMAAKVIERMSLRTADPFFSEMREPENSFVRMTGVQPMPNSQLVLVHFDHPDSVQAARICNALAETYRDENLQRRLNASKEAREWLKDETTEMGRRLMDSETKLQEFKELYGIVSFEGRQNVVLEGVSDFSAALTDAKRLRIKDEGLYNEALRARQAGRTTLLAFPPVMKDPLVQSLSAERFTLERERGELANRYLEKHPLMVRNQTELELVDAQLDAQFEMIIRTIEADYKLARNNERDMKSALEQSKTDALELIQKEIDFRVLERDAKSNQQLWDLIQQRSKETAISQNLQTNNVRIVDRAEIPRDHIRPKRRLNMMLAVLFGLVGGISLAFFFEFLDNTIKTQEDIDHGMEVPFLGVIPSFDTDDDANVREELFTHRYPKSSITESLRAIRTNIIFSSPEKQLRNLLITSAGPQEGKSTTVINLGIIFAQSGKTVCIVDSDLRRPRIHRAFGLEKNLGLTNLVVGEAELDDVLVQSDIPNLSLLLCGPIPPNPSELLGSPKMLEVVDLLNERFDLVLFDSPPVVAVTDAVVLSRIMDGVVLIVKTGKTTLDMAIKAKNQLGDVGSHIIGAVLNDFNLRGEGYRYYYYYYRYYHTGEDSSPRSRSKRRSTRRRGPSDSEPPPPSSSA